A window of the Hordeum vulgare subsp. vulgare chromosome 5H, MorexV3_pseudomolecules_assembly, whole genome shotgun sequence genome harbors these coding sequences:
- the LOC123397597 gene encoding uncharacterized protein LOC123397597, producing the protein MPKAGRRRRRENPETAARKKTTTRSRADDRRLQFAAFESEKAQRKPKLDGMYDDDVAECSSEESSSCPPSPLLHRPYIPGELAHRPDIHAGFKHAKAEYQADKACRFVFTLDRCSSISCLSHQQHLLHIREPAKDAVLSASNSIITLSSYLDDEPLNRCCGLWIQRDDEKSTAVVLTSAHLIRAKDPDQWMDEWTGEYHRKAELSDDGGPVIDLEGKVVGMVNNQVNETFLPSSILHKCLDSWRKFKCIPRPHLGMTFTSIKLLDPICTERMRRKHNIESGLIVEEVSKESNAEKLGIRKGDIIERFNGEYISSTIELEKMLLDIGSDHFEQAKRLNAEIDVQIQIFRATRLCRRTRNLTVIISDCGEDIIEGLTQ; encoded by the exons ATGCCCAAGGCCGGCAGGCGGCGCCGGAGGGAGAATCCGGAGACGGCAGccaggaagaagacgacgacgagaagCCGGGCAGATGATCGAAGATTGCAGTTCGCAGCCTTCGAGAGTGAGAAAGCCCAACGCAAACCCAAACTAG ATGGTATGTACGACGACGATGTGGCCGAGTGCTCGTCGGAGGAATCCTCCTCATGTCCACCCAGCCCTCTGCTCCACAGACCCTACATCCCCGGCGAGCTAGCTCACAGGCCCGACATACATGCCGGCTTCAAGCACGCAAAGGCCGAATACCAAGCAGACAAAG CTTGTCGGTTTGTCTTCACCTTGGACCGCTGCTCTTCGATTTCGTGCCTGTCTCACCAGCAACACCTTCTCCATATCCGTGAGCCTGCAAAGGATGCTGTGCTTTCTGCCTCCAACTCTATCATCACCCTCTCGTCCTATCTTG ATGATGAGCCGCTGAATCGGTGTTGTGGTTTGTGGATCCAGCGGGACGACGAGAAGAGTACCGCAGTGGTTTTGACGTCCGCGCATCTCATTCGTGCAAAGGATCCTGACCAGTGGATGGATGAGTGGACGGGCGAATATCATCGCAAGGCTGAG TTGAGTGACGATGGAGGCCCTGTCATTGACTTGGAAGGGAAGGTTGTGGGAATGGTGAACAATCAAGTCAATGAGACATTTCTACCTTCTTCTATATTGCACAAGTGCTTGGATTCGTGGAGAAAGTTCAA GTGCATCCCTCGGCCCCACCTTGGAATGACATTTACTTCCATCAAGCTTCTAGATCCTATTTGTACTGAGAGGATGAGGCGTAAGCATAACATTGAGTCTGGTCTTATTGTTGAAGAG GTATCAAAAGAATCAAATGCTGAGAAACTTGGAATCCGCAAGGGTGATATTATTGAACGTTTCAATGGAGAATATATTTCTAGTACAATTGAG CTGGAAAAGATGTTGTTGGACATTGGCAGCGACCATTTTGAACAAGCAAAACGCTTAAATGCCGAAATAGATGTACAA ATTCAAATATTCCGTGCCACAAGACTTTGCCGAAGAACTAGAAATTTGACTGTAATTATATCGGATTGTGGAGAGGACATCATAGAAG GCCTTACCCAATAA